In the genome of Pseudomonas protegens, one region contains:
- the ccoN gene encoding cytochrome-c oxidase, cbb3-type subunit I, whose amino-acid sequence MNSATIGQAYNYKVVRQFVVATVVWGVIGMAMGVWIASQLVWPEMNLDLPWSTFGRLRPLHTSLVIFGFAGSAQFAASYYAVQRTCQVRLYSDTLAAFTFWGWQSVIVIMLITLPLGYTTTKEYAEIEFAGAVWMAVVWVAYAIVFFTTVVRRKSQHIYVGNWFFGAFILVIAMLHVVNHLSIPVDWFKSYPVYSGATDAMVQWWYGHNAVGFFLTTGFLGMMYYFVPKQVGRPVYSYRLSIVHFWALITLYIWAGPHHLHYTALPDWAQSLGMAMSLILLAPSWGGMINGMMTLSGAWHKLRTDPILRFLVLSLAFYGMSTFEGPMMAIKTVNALSHYTDWTIGHVHAGALGWVAMITFGAIYHMVPKVFGREQMYSVPLINLHFWLATIGTVLYIASMWVNGITQGLMWRAVNEDGTLTYSFVEALVASHPGFVVRFAGGVFFLSGMLLMAYNTWRTVRVADEKLALSDAQVA is encoded by the coding sequence ATGAACTCAGCAACAATCGGACAGGCCTACAACTACAAGGTGGTTCGCCAATTCGTCGTCGCAACCGTGGTATGGGGCGTGATCGGCATGGCCATGGGGGTGTGGATCGCCTCGCAACTGGTGTGGCCGGAGATGAACCTCGATCTGCCCTGGAGCACCTTCGGCCGCCTGCGGCCGCTGCACACCAGCCTGGTGATCTTCGGCTTCGCCGGCAGCGCCCAGTTCGCCGCCAGCTACTACGCCGTACAGCGCACCTGCCAGGTACGGCTGTACTCCGACACCCTGGCCGCCTTCACGTTCTGGGGCTGGCAGTCGGTGATCGTGATCATGCTGATCACCCTGCCCCTGGGCTACACCACCACCAAGGAATACGCCGAGATCGAATTCGCCGGCGCGGTGTGGATGGCGGTGGTCTGGGTGGCCTACGCCATCGTCTTCTTCACCACCGTGGTGCGGCGCAAGAGCCAGCACATCTATGTCGGTAACTGGTTCTTTGGGGCCTTCATCCTGGTGATCGCCATGCTCCACGTGGTCAACCACCTGTCGATCCCGGTGGACTGGTTCAAGTCCTACCCGGTGTATTCCGGGGCCACCGACGCCATGGTCCAGTGGTGGTACGGGCACAACGCCGTGGGCTTTTTCCTGACCACCGGCTTTCTCGGGATGATGTACTACTTCGTGCCCAAGCAAGTGGGACGCCCGGTGTACTCCTATCGCCTGTCCATCGTGCACTTCTGGGCGCTGATCACCCTGTACATCTGGGCCGGCCCGCACCACTTGCACTACACCGCCCTGCCGGACTGGGCCCAGTCCCTGGGCATGGCCATGTCGCTGATTCTCCTGGCCCCCAGCTGGGGCGGCATGATCAACGGCATGATGACCCTCTCCGGGGCCTGGCATAAGCTGCGCACCGACCCGATCCTGCGGTTCCTGGTGCTGTCCCTGGCGTTCTACGGCATGTCCACCTTTGAAGGCCCGATGATGGCGATCAAGACCGTCAACGCCCTCTCCCACTACACCGACTGGACCATCGGCCATGTGCATGCCGGGGCCCTGGGCTGGGTGGCAATGATCACCTTCGGTGCGATCTACCACATGGTGCCCAAGGTCTTCGGCCGCGAGCAGATGTACAGCGTGCCGCTGATCAACCTGCACTTCTGGCTGGCCACCATCGGCACCGTGCTCTACATCGCTTCAATGTGGGTCAACGGCATCACCCAGGGCCTGATGTGGCGCGCGGTCAACGAAGACGGCACCCTCACCTACTCCTTCGTCGAGGCCCTGGTGGCCAGCCATCCGGGGTTCGTGGTGCGTTTTGCCGGTGGTGTGTTCTTCCTCAGCGGCATGCTGCTGATGGCCTACAACACCTGGCGCACCGTACGCGTGGCCGATGAAAAACTGGCCCTGAGCGACGCGCAGGTCGCCTGA
- a CDS encoding nitrite/sulfite reductase, with product MYQYDEYDRALVFERVAQFRDQVERFMGGQLSEEEFLPLRLQNGLYMQKHAFMLRVAIPYGTLSARQMRTLASIARDFDRGYGHFTTRQNLQFNWIELAQVPDILQRLAEVEMHAIQTSGNCVRNITTEAFAGVAADEYLDPRPLAEILRQWSTINPEFLFLPRKFKIAICSARQDRAAIMMHDIGLYLYRDRRGQMLLRVIVGGGLGRTPILGLQIRDGLPWQHLLSYVEAVLRVYNRYGRRDNKYKARIKILVKALGIEAFAKEVEEEWQHLKDGPAQLTDEEYQRVASAFVPPIYERLADTDLDYGSHLAESPAFARWVARNVHPHKVPGYTCVVLSTKPGPSSPPGDVTGQQMEAVADWSERFGFGEIRIAHEQNIVLPDVPKSQLFELWQRASEHGLGTANVGLLTDIIACPGGDFCALANARSLPITLAIQQRFDDLDYLHDLGDISLNISGCMNACGHHHIGNIGILGVDKNGSEWFQVTLGGAKGTDSALGKVIGPSFSAEEIPEVIERIIATFVRYRESDEPFVDTLQRIGLEPFKERVYPKAAEALA from the coding sequence ATGTATCAGTACGACGAATATGACCGGGCCCTGGTCTTTGAGCGGGTGGCACAGTTTCGCGATCAGGTCGAGCGCTTCATGGGCGGCCAGCTGAGCGAGGAGGAGTTCCTGCCCCTGCGCCTGCAGAACGGCCTCTATATGCAGAAGCATGCGTTCATGCTGCGGGTGGCGATTCCCTACGGCACCCTGAGTGCCCGGCAGATGCGCACCCTGGCCAGCATCGCCCGGGACTTCGACCGCGGCTACGGCCATTTCACCACCCGGCAGAACCTGCAGTTCAACTGGATCGAGCTGGCCCAGGTGCCGGACATCCTGCAGCGTCTGGCCGAGGTCGAGATGCACGCCATCCAGACTTCCGGCAACTGCGTGCGCAACATCACCACCGAGGCCTTCGCCGGGGTCGCCGCCGATGAATACCTGGACCCGCGCCCGCTTGCCGAGATCCTCCGGCAGTGGTCCACCATCAACCCGGAATTCCTGTTCCTGCCGCGCAAGTTCAAGATCGCCATCTGCTCGGCCAGGCAGGACCGCGCGGCGATCATGATGCATGACATCGGTCTGTACCTGTACCGCGACCGCCGTGGCCAGATGCTGCTGCGGGTGATCGTCGGTGGCGGCCTGGGGCGCACGCCGATCCTCGGCCTGCAGATCCGTGACGGCTTGCCCTGGCAGCATCTGCTGTCTTATGTCGAGGCGGTGCTGCGGGTCTACAACCGCTACGGCCGGCGCGACAACAAGTACAAGGCGCGGATCAAGATCCTGGTCAAGGCCCTGGGCATCGAGGCCTTCGCCAAGGAAGTGGAGGAGGAGTGGCAGCACCTCAAGGACGGTCCGGCGCAGCTCACCGACGAGGAGTACCAGCGGGTGGCCAGCGCCTTTGTGCCGCCGATCTACGAGCGCCTGGCGGACACCGACCTGGACTACGGCAGTCACCTGGCCGAGTCGCCGGCCTTCGCCCGCTGGGTGGCGCGCAATGTGCACCCGCACAAGGTGCCGGGCTACACCTGCGTGGTGCTGTCGACCAAACCGGGGCCCAGCTCGCCGCCGGGGGACGTCACCGGGCAGCAGATGGAAGCGGTGGCCGACTGGTCCGAGCGCTTCGGTTTCGGCGAGATCCGCATCGCCCATGAACAGAACATCGTCCTCCCGGATGTGCCCAAGTCGCAGTTGTTCGAACTGTGGCAGCGGGCCTCTGAGCACGGCCTGGGCACCGCCAACGTCGGCCTGCTGACCGACATCATCGCCTGCCCGGGCGGCGACTTCTGCGCCCTGGCCAACGCCCGCTCGCTGCCGATTACCCTGGCCATCCAGCAGCGTTTCGACGACCTGGACTACCTCCACGACCTGGGGGACATCAGCCTGAACATTTCCGGCTGCATGAATGCCTGCGGCCACCACCACATCGGCAATATCGGCATCCTCGGGGTCGACAAGAACGGCAGCGAGTGGTTCCAGGTCACCCTGGGCGGCGCCAAGGGCACGGACAGCGCCCTGGGCAAGGTGATCGGCCCGTCCTTCAGCGCCGAGGAAATTCCCGAGGTGATCGAACGCATCATCGCCACCTTCGTGCGTTACCGCGAAAGCGACGAACCCTTCGTCGACACCCTGCAGCGCATCGGCCTGGAGCCGTTCAAGGAGCGGGTCTATCCCAAGGCTGCGGAGGCGCTGGCATGA
- a CDS encoding DUF934 domain-containing protein has translation MNNLLRLHEGEAQLVEDDAWSLVREVDEALPEGPLILPLALWLIRRIEHHPARDGVWIGPDDEVESLKPWLKLIPLIAVDFPSFRDGRGYSQAYLLRTRLGWMGELRAIGDVLRDQLSHMRQCGFDSFAVREDKCALDALKGLAGMSVLYGRSVIEPRPLFRRR, from the coding sequence ATGAACAATCTGCTGCGTCTGCATGAAGGTGAAGCCCAGTTGGTGGAGGACGATGCCTGGAGCCTGGTGCGCGAAGTCGACGAGGCGCTGCCCGAGGGGCCGTTGATCCTGCCCCTGGCCCTGTGGCTGATCCGCCGCATCGAGCATCACCCGGCCCGGGACGGGGTGTGGATCGGGCCGGACGACGAGGTGGAGAGCCTCAAGCCCTGGCTCAAGCTGATCCCGCTGATTGCCGTGGACTTCCCGAGCTTTCGCGATGGCCGGGGCTACAGCCAGGCTTACCTGCTGCGCACGCGGCTGGGCTGGATGGGCGAGTTGCGCGCCATCGGCGACGTGCTGCGCGACCAGCTCAGCCACATGCGCCAATGCGGCTTCGACAGCTTTGCCGTGCGCGAAGACAAATGCGCCCTGGATGCCCTCAAAGGGTTGGCGGGCATGAGCGTGCTGTATGGCCGCTCGGTGATCGAGCCGCGCCCCTTGTTCCGCCGCCGCTGA
- a CDS encoding DUF3313 domain-containing protein, whose translation MKLVLMIGTACLASLALVGCSSNLTQPDEYSGFLQDYSRLKEAKSPSGVEVMRWIDPKLDVSRYRAIYIEPTQFYPRPQATTKIPQGTLNAINQYYDQALRREAARSLPLAQGPGPGVVVVRAAITAVSSKTEGLKPYEVIPVALVAAAVSTATGIRDQQTTLGTEAVFLDGSSGQVIAQVVRKGTGKPLANDSQVMKAEDVKNVIDGWAADFHQSFAKLKAR comes from the coding sequence ATGAAGCTTGTACTGATGATTGGCACGGCGTGCCTGGCCTCCCTGGCACTGGTCGGCTGCTCCAGCAACCTGACTCAGCCCGACGAGTATTCCGGGTTTCTCCAGGATTACAGCCGGCTCAAGGAGGCCAAGTCGCCCTCCGGGGTTGAGGTGATGCGCTGGATCGATCCCAAGCTGGATGTCAGCCGGTACCGGGCCATCTATATCGAACCCACCCAGTTCTACCCTCGGCCCCAGGCCACGACGAAGATTCCCCAGGGCACCCTCAACGCGATCAATCAGTACTACGACCAGGCCCTCAGGCGCGAGGCGGCCCGCAGTCTGCCCCTGGCCCAGGGCCCCGGGCCGGGCGTGGTGGTGGTCCGGGCGGCAATCACTGCGGTCAGCAGCAAGACCGAAGGCCTGAAACCCTATGAAGTGATTCCCGTGGCGCTGGTGGCGGCGGCGGTGAGCACCGCCACCGGGATTCGCGACCAGCAGACCACCCTCGGCACCGAGGCGGTGTTTCTCGATGGCAGCAGCGGCCAGGTGATTGCCCAGGTGGTGCGCAAGGGCACCGGCAAGCCCCTGGCGAATGACAGCCAGGTGATGAAGGCCGAGGACGTGAAAAACGTCATCGACGGCTGGGCGGCGGACTTTCACCAGTCGTTCGCCAAGCTCAAGGCGCGCTAG
- a CDS encoding DUF3829 domain-containing protein, whose translation MSQRPLLIFGCALIFGLFALLGAGAPIARFELWLAGLDSRASAEAAARAPLIDCVNQYDVPWRLGYYTYGAQSAWRLAFDDLMNNARDFADSAKTNMDALPARECEPRMLYRLRHLQPDSPLIGLAERYIDALHQANLARRAHSSAVPGAYMPAEEDPATVARLQPDFDRYLQASADLRAALASADIGARREQQRLLEQRLGQDIHWHLLNYMIQARLTVEQLSQGVREKTLTPLQLAKASEDLQQAWEAGQPLRNRPQNGRTQPAHYLWSQITRPALHYQRALRTLHEDWQEQAAPERLSEDYHAVVRAYDSLLSYYNKQAQVDY comes from the coding sequence ATGAGCCAGCGTCCTTTGCTGATTTTCGGCTGCGCGCTGATTTTCGGCTTGTTTGCCCTCCTGGGCGCCGGCGCCCCGATCGCCCGCTTCGAACTCTGGCTGGCCGGCCTGGACAGCCGCGCCAGCGCCGAGGCCGCGGCCCGAGCGCCACTGATCGACTGCGTCAACCAGTACGACGTGCCCTGGCGCCTGGGCTATTACACCTACGGCGCGCAATCGGCCTGGCGCCTGGCATTCGACGACCTGATGAACAATGCCCGGGACTTCGCCGACAGCGCGAAAACCAACATGGACGCCCTGCCCGCGCGCGAATGCGAACCGCGCATGCTCTATCGCCTGCGCCACCTGCAACCCGATTCGCCGCTGATCGGCCTGGCCGAGCGCTACATAGACGCCCTGCACCAGGCCAACCTGGCCCGCCGCGCCCATTCCAGCGCGGTGCCCGGCGCCTACATGCCGGCCGAGGAAGATCCGGCCACCGTGGCCCGGCTCCAGCCCGACTTCGACCGCTACCTGCAAGCCTCCGCCGACCTGCGCGCCGCCCTGGCCAGCGCCGACATCGGCGCCCGCCGCGAACAACAGCGCTTGCTTGAGCAACGCCTGGGACAGGACATCCACTGGCACCTGCTCAACTACATGATCCAGGCGCGGCTCACGGTGGAGCAGCTCAGTCAGGGCGTGCGCGAGAAAACCCTGACCCCGCTGCAACTGGCCAAGGCCAGCGAGGATCTGCAGCAGGCCTGGGAGGCCGGGCAGCCCTTGCGCAACCGACCGCAGAACGGCCGCACCCAGCCAGCCCATTACCTGTGGAGCCAGATCACCCGGCCGGCCCTGCACTACCAGCGGGCCTTGCGCACTTTGCACGAGGACTGGCAGGAGCAGGCCGCGCCCGAGCGCCTGAGCGAGGACTATCACGCCGTGGTGCGGGCCTACGACTCGCTGCTCAGCTACTACAACAAGCAGGCCCAGGTGGATTACTGA
- a CDS encoding J domain-containing protein codes for MSCWTLLGLPVTADTRTIKRHYAKLLKQTRPDEDPQGFQRLREAYEQALAHKDWEQDPPLETDAGHSPTASEPLIRALSPVQRVAVLLKELHVEQLDQRYQQAQEQDCAYEFELALLRHCVERPTQADAVLRWGLEHLRWMSAWQRLDLPEYLVLELQQQLYQQVQAPLAAALQARDETAFLQAYAQRSAHPWLLHLQHRQWFNHWLAQLLADSPYWSVAIFQALCAGQGWRSAGDNSCPDLLWPRLLKRHQAPLYLARQQQLASEPPMTPQHRAARLLLAPLSFSQRRAWARHLGSQDWEACHKLAASLSADYPDIAAGMPAGNPYFWRDWEHAIDSWPMLLGVVLACLVGAVSTYSGQDTSPWEMIGVTLVWSLCFCAAGEGLQRLWQPLSQRLSLWDERLSRRLPWRHAPYHSMQLIRDLLPVALLGGLLGAVIHPAAAPAYLAVQLLVALGRQRQIDPLSAWQRINPWPRRLLLGTALILLVAALATFKWFDERHTAGRYQGLQPWTERLCARMPAQVAECAAPATKAQWYLQEGQP; via the coding sequence ATGAGTTGCTGGACCCTACTCGGCCTGCCGGTCACCGCTGACACCCGCACCATCAAGCGCCACTACGCCAAGCTGCTGAAACAGACCCGCCCGGACGAAGATCCGCAAGGTTTCCAGCGCTTGCGCGAGGCCTATGAACAAGCCCTGGCCCACAAGGACTGGGAGCAGGACCCGCCCCTGGAAACCGACGCCGGCCACAGCCCGACCGCCAGCGAGCCGCTGATCCGGGCGCTGTCGCCGGTGCAAAGGGTGGCCGTCCTGCTCAAGGAGCTGCACGTCGAGCAGCTCGACCAGCGTTATCAGCAGGCCCAGGAGCAGGACTGCGCCTATGAGTTCGAACTGGCCCTGCTGCGCCATTGCGTCGAACGCCCGACACAGGCCGACGCGGTTCTGCGCTGGGGCTTGGAGCATCTGCGCTGGATGAGCGCCTGGCAACGCCTGGACCTGCCGGAATACCTGGTGCTGGAACTGCAGCAACAGCTGTATCAACAGGTCCAGGCACCGCTGGCCGCGGCCCTGCAGGCCAGGGATGAAACCGCATTCCTGCAGGCCTATGCCCAGCGCTCGGCGCATCCTTGGCTGCTGCACCTGCAACATCGACAATGGTTCAACCACTGGCTGGCGCAATTGCTGGCGGACAGCCCCTATTGGTCGGTGGCGATCTTCCAGGCGCTGTGCGCCGGCCAGGGTTGGCGATCCGCGGGCGACAACAGCTGCCCGGACCTGTTGTGGCCGCGCCTGCTCAAACGCCATCAGGCCCCGCTGTACCTGGCCCGCCAGCAACAACTGGCGAGCGAACCGCCCATGACCCCGCAACACCGCGCCGCGCGCTTGTTGCTGGCGCCCCTGAGCTTCAGTCAGCGCCGCGCCTGGGCCCGGCACCTGGGCAGCCAGGACTGGGAGGCCTGCCACAAGCTGGCGGCGAGCCTGTCCGCCGACTACCCGGACATCGCCGCCGGCATGCCGGCCGGCAATCCCTACTTCTGGCGTGACTGGGAGCACGCCATCGACAGCTGGCCGATGCTCCTGGGCGTGGTCCTGGCCTGCCTGGTCGGCGCCGTGAGCACGTACAGCGGGCAAGACACCAGCCCCTGGGAGATGATCGGGGTGACGCTGGTCTGGTCCTTGTGCTTCTGCGCCGCGGGCGAAGGGCTGCAGCGGCTCTGGCAACCCCTGAGCCAGCGCCTGTCGCTGTGGGACGAACGCCTCAGCCGGCGCCTGCCGTGGCGCCACGCGCCCTATCACTCCATGCAACTGATCCGCGACCTGTTGCCCGTCGCGCTGCTCGGCGGCCTGCTGGGCGCGGTGATCCACCCGGCGGCGGCCCCGGCTTATCTCGCGGTCCAGCTACTGGTCGCCCTGGGCCGCCAACGGCAGATCGACCCGCTGAGCGCCTGGCAACGCATCAACCCCTGGCCGCGCCGCCTGCTGCTGGGCACGGCGCTGATACTGCTGGTGGCCGCCCTTGCCACCTTCAAATGGTTCGACGAACGCCACACCGCCGGGCGCTATCAGGGCCTGCAGCCCTGGACCGAGCGCCTGTGCGCACGCATGCCGGCCCAGGTCGCCGAGTGCGCGGCGCCAGCCACAAAAGCCCAGTGGTACCTCCAGGAGGGCCAGCCATGA
- a CDS encoding polyketide cyclase, with protein sequence MPVVERTTFLPGRSPAQVLDFCLEGVNFPKIFPERVTPLGGIDINDLRISVGRQFSFLHWMFGVIPAKWTVVIREVGERHFVDEMLKGPLRAFRHEHRVEAAEGGTLYTDRVTYRAIGGAPLEWLVVNAYMARIFDARHRNMLRLLG encoded by the coding sequence ATGCCTGTAGTGGAACGCACGACTTTTCTGCCGGGCCGCAGTCCGGCCCAGGTCCTGGATTTCTGCCTTGAAGGGGTCAATTTTCCGAAAATCTTTCCCGAGCGCGTGACGCCCTTGGGCGGCATCGACATCAATGACCTGCGCATCAGTGTCGGGCGCCAGTTCAGCTTCCTGCACTGGATGTTCGGTGTCATACCGGCGAAATGGACGGTGGTTATACGTGAGGTCGGCGAGCGGCATTTTGTCGATGAAATGCTCAAGGGACCGCTGCGCGCCTTTCGTCATGAACATCGGGTCGAGGCCGCCGAAGGGGGCACCCTGTACACCGACCGGGTGACTTATCGGGCCATCGGTGGCGCACCTTTGGAATGGTTGGTGGTCAACGCCTACATGGCGCGGATTTTCGATGCCCGGCACCGCAACATGTTGCGCTTGCTGGGCTGA
- a CDS encoding type 1 glutamine amidotransferase domain-containing protein, with the protein MSKKILVVLTSVAKYPNLNRATGLWLGEAVHFVKKVEAAGFAVDYVSPKGGYVPIDPHSLAMADDTDWQWYQDSAFMSRLGATLKPSQVQARDYVAIYYAGGHGVVWDFPDNPELQALSRDIYEQGGYVSSVCHGAVGLLNIKLADGSLLIAGKQVTGFSNEEEKLVELDQYVPFLTETELLKRGALYQKAAAPWAPFAVEDQRVITGQNPASGGPVADLLLAHL; encoded by the coding sequence ATGAGCAAGAAGATACTGGTGGTCCTGACCAGCGTGGCCAAATACCCCAACCTGAACCGAGCCACCGGCCTGTGGCTGGGCGAGGCGGTGCATTTTGTGAAGAAGGTCGAGGCGGCGGGCTTCGCGGTGGATTACGTCAGCCCCAAGGGCGGCTACGTGCCCATCGATCCCCACAGCCTGGCCATGGCCGACGACACCGATTGGCAGTGGTACCAGGACAGCGCCTTCATGAGCCGCCTGGGCGCCACCTTGAAACCCTCGCAGGTCCAGGCCCGGGACTATGTGGCCATCTATTACGCCGGTGGTCATGGCGTGGTTTGGGATTTCCCCGACAACCCCGAGTTGCAGGCCCTGAGCCGGGACATCTACGAGCAGGGCGGTTACGTCAGCTCGGTCTGCCATGGCGCGGTGGGTTTGCTCAACATCAAGCTGGCGGACGGTTCGTTGCTGATCGCTGGCAAGCAGGTCACCGGGTTCTCCAATGAGGAGGAGAAGCTGGTCGAGCTTGACCAGTACGTGCCCTTCCTGACCGAAACCGAACTGCTCAAGCGCGGTGCCCTGTACCAGAAGGCCGCCGCGCCCTGGGCGCCGTTCGCCGTGGAAGATCAACGGGTGATCACCGGGCAGAACCCGGCCTCCGGCGGCCCCGTAGCGGACCTGCTGCTGGCGCACCTGTAG
- the tpx gene encoding thiol peroxidase, with product MAQVTLKGNPVQVNGQLPQVGSKAPAFTLVGAGLADVSLSSLAGKRKVLNIFPSVDTPTCATSVRKFNAQANELANTVVLCISADLPFAQARFCGAEGLENVQNLSTLRGREFIENYGVAIADGPLAGLTARAVVVLDENDTVLHSELVKEIAEEPNYDAALAVLK from the coding sequence ATGGCTCAAGTCACTCTCAAAGGCAACCCGGTACAGGTTAATGGCCAACTGCCGCAAGTCGGCTCCAAAGCGCCTGCGTTCACCCTGGTGGGCGCCGGTCTGGCCGACGTTTCCCTGAGCAGCCTCGCCGGCAAGCGCAAAGTGCTGAACATCTTCCCAAGCGTCGACACCCCGACCTGCGCCACCTCGGTGCGCAAGTTCAACGCCCAGGCCAACGAACTGGCCAACACCGTGGTGCTGTGCATCTCCGCCGACCTGCCGTTCGCCCAGGCGCGCTTCTGCGGCGCCGAAGGCCTGGAAAACGTGCAGAACCTGTCGACCCTGCGCGGTCGTGAGTTCATCGAAAACTACGGCGTGGCCATCGCCGACGGCCCGCTGGCCGGCCTGACCGCCCGCGCGGTGGTGGTGCTGGATGAAAACGACACCGTGCTGCACAGCGAGCTGGTCAAGGAAATCGCCGAGGAGCCGAACTACGACGCGGCCCTGGCTGTGCTCAAGTAA
- a CDS encoding MdtA/MuxA family multidrug efflux RND transporter periplasmic adaptor subunit, with protein sequence MVDHSMQSSAPRNSRRWLFGLFVLLLVAGLCWKFWPAGSAPKEAAQAKAAAGHTGRSGSLRPGFGSASGPIPVRVAPVTQGDFAVYFKALGTVTALNTINVRSRVAGELVKVNFEEGQMVKAGDLLAQIDPRPYQNALLQAEGTLLQNQAQLKNAQVDLERYRGLYAQDSIAKQTLDTAAALVGQYQGTVKTNQAAVNDAKLNLEFTNIRAPIAGRVGLRQLDVGNLVSANDTTALVIITQTQPISVAFTLPENSLDTVLKRYHSGAKLPVEAWDRGDVKLQASGVLQSLDNQIDTTTGTLKFKARFDNRDQGLFPNQFVNVRLLADTLKNVVLAPSAAIQFGTNGTFVYALDGDNKVKIRQLKVGDSNGESTVIKDGLKAGDRVVMEGTDRLKDGSEVEVVNDSAAVPTTPTEHLQGKPAGAPAADGKPADGKAQKVGA encoded by the coding sequence ATGGTTGATCACTCCATGCAATCCTCTGCTCCCCGCAACTCTCGTCGCTGGCTGTTCGGCCTGTTTGTCCTGCTGCTGGTGGCCGGCTTGTGCTGGAAGTTCTGGCCCGCCGGCAGCGCCCCCAAAGAGGCTGCACAGGCGAAGGCCGCGGCCGGGCATACCGGACGCAGCGGCAGCCTGCGCCCTGGCTTCGGCAGTGCCAGCGGGCCGATCCCGGTGCGCGTGGCGCCGGTGACCCAGGGAGATTTCGCGGTGTACTTCAAGGCCCTGGGCACGGTGACTGCGTTGAACACCATCAATGTGCGTAGCCGGGTAGCGGGGGAGCTGGTCAAGGTCAATTTCGAGGAAGGGCAGATGGTCAAGGCCGGCGACCTGCTGGCGCAGATCGATCCGCGTCCCTACCAGAACGCCTTGCTCCAGGCCGAAGGCACCTTGCTGCAGAACCAGGCCCAGCTGAAGAACGCCCAGGTCGACCTTGAGCGCTACCGCGGCCTGTATGCCCAGGACAGCATCGCCAAGCAGACCCTGGACACCGCCGCGGCGCTGGTGGGCCAGTACCAGGGCACGGTCAAGACCAATCAGGCGGCGGTCAACGACGCCAAGCTCAACCTGGAATTCACCAATATCCGCGCGCCGATCGCCGGGCGCGTGGGCCTGCGCCAGCTGGACGTGGGCAACCTGGTGTCGGCCAATGACACCACGGCGCTGGTGATCATCACCCAGACCCAGCCGATCAGCGTGGCCTTCACCTTGCCGGAAAACAGCCTGGACACCGTGCTCAAGCGCTACCACAGCGGCGCCAAGCTGCCGGTGGAAGCCTGGGACCGGGGCGATGTGAAGCTGCAGGCCAGCGGCGTGCTGCAGAGCCTGGACAACCAGATCGACACCACCACCGGCACCCTGAAGTTCAAGGCGCGCTTCGATAACCGCGACCAGGGCCTGTTCCCCAACCAGTTCGTCAATGTGCGGCTGCTGGCCGACACCCTGAAGAACGTGGTGCTGGCGCCTTCGGCGGCGATCCAGTTCGGCACCAATGGCACCTTCGTCTACGCCCTGGATGGCGACAACAAGGTGAAGATCCGTCAGCTCAAGGTGGGCGACAGCAACGGCGAGTCGACGGTGATCAAGGACGGCCTCAAGGCCGGTGACCGGGTGGTGATGGAAGGCACCGACCGCCTCAAGGACGGCAGCGAGGTGGAAGTGGTCAACGACAGCGCGGCCGTGCCCACCACCCCCACCGAACACCTGCAGGGCAAGCCCGCCGGGGCGCCGGCCGCGGATGGCAAGCCGGCTGATGGCAAGGCGCAAAAGGTCGGCGCATGA